Part of the Catalinimonas alkaloidigena genome is shown below.
AGTAATCTCAGCTTTGGGCTCAGTACTACCTGTACTAATTACTTCTATATTATCAAGGAAGTAGAATTCAGTATAATCGCTGTTTTTAAATTTTACGATCAACTCTAATTGCTGTCCTATAACTTCAGAAATACTTACCTTAATTCCTGAACTACCTATCACTCCTTTGACCTCTTTTAAAAGATAATCTACTCCGTCTACCCTGTAATATACTTTAATATAATCCGGGTTATGCCTGTCTTCAAGGTCTCCCTGAGAATATAACATGAGAGAAATATCTATGATTTGACCTTCAATATTAATGCTTTCAGAGTGCCAGCTTCCTTCTCCAACTGCACCTCTTGCCTGCAAACGATTATCAACTACTTTAAAAGCAGCATTACCGGACATACTGCCTCTGTCCAAACTCCAGGCACTACCATCACTAAATCCATTATCATCAGTAGCGCCATCACTGGTGGTAAAGGTTTCTGCCCAGGGAAGTATACCAATTTCAGGCGTTGGAGAGTAGCTAATATCGGTCTGATAAGCGCCTAAGTCTACTGCTATTCCGCTTTCCCAACCCATTGCCTGAGCCACATCTTCAGGTAATGGAGCGCCTGACTTGATTGCCATTGAAGTAGGCTTAAGGTTTAGATTTCCCGAACTAGCATCTACGAAGAATGGATCACTACCACCTTGAATTCCAAAACCATGCTGTTCGTACCCTAATTTACTTCTGAATTCCTGAATAGTCTCCAGGCGCTGCTCTTCGTTACAGCTATTATTATTAATCTTCCACCTAACAGCCAAACTTGGCTTTCCTGCAGTAGAGCGATAATATGCATTATAATCTTGTTCAGCGATAGCATTATCATCACACTCTTTTTTCTTCATATGATACAAAGCTGAAGGGTATTCGCCGATAAAAGCTTCTGAAAGTATATTATTCTTTACTACGGTATTTCTGGTAATGTACGGATCATTAGGGTCTTTCTCGTCCCCACGGGTGCTTTCAAACACCTCTAGCGCTATCTCATTATTATGCAAAGTATTATTAAAGACTCTTACATCTGATGAGTTTGCAACTGAGATACCTGCTCCTATAAACCTCTCATTGCTACCACTTTCCAGCGACACATTACCGGCAATGATTACATCATCGGTGATTTCGCAATGTATCCCATTACGAGAGTTATTCTTTAAGAAATTATTTACCAGTATTGACCCATTACATTTTTCGTCCAGCCAGAGGCCATTTGCATCATTATCTACAAATGAGTTATTGCGTACCTCTACTTCTTTAGACCATAGGATTTTCACTCCGGCAGGCGACCAGCTGTTTCTATTGTATTTCTCCAGATTATTGTAGCTGAAACTATTTCCGATCAGCTTAACCCTATCAGAATAAGCTACACCTCCTCCCTGGCAGGCATTATATGCAAATAAGTTGTTTTTCAATACTACATCATCAGCATGCTGTATTCTGATACCAGCTGCACCATTCCAAACTGCTTCACTGTTTTCTACCGTTGCTCCTGATGAGCCAATAAATATACCTGCGTCAGTATAATGCATCAATTTTAGGCCACGAATGATAATACCAGTTTCTGATACACCATACGTATTTAAACCCCACCATTCTGCACTGATTTCTACTTGTTTGCCAGATGGGTTCGTACCGATATAGACTAGCTTGTTTGAATAGTCAACATAAAATTTCCCGGGACTTACTTCGCTCAATGAGCCTACCTGTATTTGAGATTGTCCATTGATATATACCATATCACGATGGTCAGCCATTGGGTTTTCTACGCCTACTGCTCTTCCGTCGTCATTATTTGGCTTGCCATATAAGTCTGACCAGTTTCCCTTCCAAATATTACCGGATGCTACCCAATCTCTTTTTACTTCACTACCCTTGAGAACCACTTCCGCACCGGGATAAGGCTGAAGAGTTAATCGGCGTGGAATATTAGTACTGTATTTACTAGTACGATAAGTCCCGCCCTTTATTACAATGGTGGTACCCCGAGGTGCTTTTTGCAACGCTGTAGAAAGTGCGCATGGGTTATTCTCACTACATGGCGCACTTCCTGTACCATCTGGTGATACAAAATATGCTCCACTGGGTATACTATAGTTAGCATTTGCTGGCCCATAGGTTCCACCGGGCTGTGCTATTGTTTGAATAGTACAATAACAAAATAACAAACAACACACAGATCTTACCCAAAGCTGCTGGGTAAGTATCCATTCCTTGAAAGTAAAGTTCCTATTCATAATCACTCATTTATTTGTACTATTCAAAGCATCAAATGAGCGACCACTCTGTCTCGTATTTATTGCACTTTACTAATATTATCCAGAAGTGTAATATTTAAACTATATGGTAGATTAGCTAAAAAAATGAGTGCTTTTGTTTTATTCATTCTTTTTCAGGTAGATTAAATTATCATCCTTATAACTTTCATTAGTTAGAATAAAATTAAAATTATAAAACATCACAAACTGAAAATACATTACAACAACATAAATAAAACATTTATACACCCTTCCTAACACAAATTGAAGTTAATTGTACTTTTACAATATCAAGAGAGCGATAAACAATTTGAATCATTGTACTTTACTAATAAAAAAGCCGACTAAATAGTCGGCTTTTTTATTAGTAAACAATTACTCCTCACTGCGGCTAGTCTTTCTGCAAGCGTATATTTTGGATATTACCCGCAGCATCTAGTACTCTCAATATATATATATTAGAAGGTAGGTGTGACAAGTTAAGATAAATGCTTCCTTCCGTACTCACCTGATCTCTTTTAAACATTTCATTGCCTACGTAATCCGTGATCTGCAGATTCACCTTATTATTCGTGGCGCCTTCAACATTAATGGTTATATCATTAACAAAAGGATTGGGTGAAACGCTAACCTCCAAAGGATTGATATTTAGCATTGCATTGTTACTAGCTGGTGAAGCATCATCTTTTACATTAAAATTGATAGTTTTTTGGTCTAGTAAAGTACCCTTTCCTCCTGATTGGCTGTATGCTTTGATTGTGATTGTATGCGAACCGACATTAAAGTACAGCTTTCTATACCCTGCACCATCACCTTGCAAAGCGTAAGGCGCTACACCCTCTACCTGATACCTTGACACGCCATTATAATCAAAAACAATGCTACCAACCGTACCAGAAATATTGACATACATATTAAGATCAGCAGAAGGAAGATCTCTCAAATGAATGGTTTCACCTTCTGTAATAGAGGTATAACCACTGACTTTTTCTCCCGTATTTTCTTTTACTACCGATATACTCTTTATTATATCACCTGAAGGACTTGGGCTTGGGCTAGGACTTGGGCTGGAGCCTGAACCTCCATCGCCTTTAACATTAAAATTAATCGTCTTTGAATCCAACAATGTTCCTTTACCATTTGAATTACTATAGGCTTTTATGGTAATTGAGTTAGCGCCTGGCTGTAGATCTAGATTACTATAGCTTCCACCATTACCCTGCAAAGCATAGGCAGCATTATTTTCTATCTGATAAGCACTAGTACCATTATAATCAAATACCACACTACCAACAGTCTTGCTTAGATTAGCGTAAATATTAAGCCCGGTAGAAGGAAGATCATCCAGATGCACGGTTTCGCCTTCATCAAGAGATGTATAGCCAGGAACCTTTGCTCCTGTACTCTCTACTACAATTGACATCCCCTCAATTATTCCCTTTGAGGGGGTAGCTGTAGTCGTTGAAGTATTAACATTTACATTATCCAGAAAGTAAAATTCAGTATAATCGCTATTCTTAAACTTTACAATGAGTTGTAGTGTCTTACCTTTTATGTTAGATGCCTTCACCTGTACTCCTGAGCTACCCAGTTTACCATTTACTTCTTTGACTAGCTTTTCAGAACCATCTACTCGAGTATAAACTTTCACATAATCTGAAGGGTCTTCCAAATCACCTTGTGAGTACAACATAAGGGATAAGTTTACTTCTTTTCCTTCAATATTAATTTGCTCTGAGCGCCAGCTTCCTTCCCCTACTGCTCCTCTGGCATGCAAACGGTTATTTTGCACATTAAATGCCGCATTACTTGACATGTTTCCTCTATTCAGGCTCCAGGCACTTCCGTCGCTTAAACCATTATCACTTGTAGAGCCATCGCTGGTCGTAAAGGTCTCTTTCCAGGGAAGTGTGCCCGTATCGGGGCTAGGGGCCTGTGACTCACTGATGTTGGTCTGATAGGCTCCTATGTCTACTACTTTGCCACTCTCCCAGCCCATAGCCTGAGCTACATCTGATGGTAAGGGAGCCCCCGCCTTAATAGCCATTGAGGAAGACTTAAGTTTAAAGTTGTCCGAACCGGCATTCACAAAGAAAGGCTCACTACCTCCTTGTATACCGAAGCCATTTTTCTCAAAGCCCAACTTGTTCTTGAACTCCTGTATAGTTTCAAAGCGCTGCTCTTCATTACAACTATTGTTATTGATTTTCCATCTTATCGCTAAATTTGGATCACCTGCAGTAGACCTATAGTAGGCATTATTGTCCTGCTGACTGATGGCATTATCTCCGCAATTTTTCTTCTTCATGTGATATAAAGAAGAGGGGTACTCACTAATAAATGCCTCAGATAAAATATTATTCTTAATAACCGTATTTCTGGTAATGTAAGGGTCATTAGGATCTTTCTCATCCCCTCGCGTATTCTCAATGACATCCAATGCTAATTCATTATCGTAAAGTGTGTTATTATACACTTTCACTCCAGATGAGTTGGCCACGGAAATACCCTTGCCCAAATAACTCTGATGCTTACCACTTTCAAGTACTACATTACCCGCGATAATTACATTGTTTGATATTTCACAGTGGATACCACTACGCGTACTGTTCTTCACAAAATTATGGACTATGACTGAGTTATTACTTCTCTCATCCAGCCAAAGACCATTGGCGTCATTATCTACAAAAGAGTTGTTTCGCACTTCTGCATTTTTCGACCATAACAGTTTGACTCCCGAGGCAGACCAACTGTTCCTGTTATAGTTTTCATAGTTATTTTCCTTAAAGCTATTGTTAATTAGCTTGATACGATCAGCATACGAAATACCCCCCCCCTGGCAGGCATTATAAGCGAACAAATTATTTTTAAGGACTACATCATTGGCATGTTGTACCCTGATGCCTGCCGCTCCATTCCATACTACTTCACAATTTTCAATTACGGTGCCTGGTGAGCCTATGAAAAGACCAGCATCAGTATAATGCATAATCTTCAGCCCTCTGATGGTGACTCCACTCTCATTAAGGTCATAAGTATTAAATCCCCACCATACCGCACTGATTTCCACTTGCTTACCGGATGGGTTCGTACCGATATAAACGTTCTTACTTGAGTAGTCAACATAAAATTTACCAGCGCTTACCTGACTTTTAGAACTCACTTGTTTTTGGGATTGCCCATTGATATATACCATATCACGATGGTCTGCCATCGGATTTTCTTTAATAGCTCTACCATCGTCATTATTAGGCTTACCAAACAAATCATCCCATTGAGTCCTCCAGGTATTACCAGAAGCAACCCAGTCTTTTTCTATTTCACTACCTTTAATAGTTACATTCGCTCCAGGATAAGGCTGGATTGTTAAACGCCTATAAATAGTTGTGCTATACTTACTAGTACGATAAGTACCTCCTTTTAGCACAATGGTAGCACCACGAGGAGCTTTTTGTAATGCTGTAGAAAGTGAGCAGGGATTTCCTTCCCTACAAGGAGCACTCCCATTACCATTAGGAGCCGCAAAATAGGCCCCGCTGGGAATACTATAGTTTTTGCTTACTGTACCAGATGTCCCGCTTGGCTGAGCCGAAATAGTCAAAACGGGAAATACCATCCATAAAGCGATAAGAAAGAGTAGATAGATTCTAGACTGTAAAGTAAAAATCATAGTTAAATTTAATGTGGAGAATTACTTAAAAGCTTTAGTTATTTTTGATGGACAGTCAAAAAGTACTCCAACATCTTATAAGAGATCTACATATGTAGGAAAGAAGTAATAACTAACCTTAAATTATTTCCTCTGAACTGATTTACTCCTTAGCACCTTGGTCAATTCCAAATAATTCTACGGTAGTTGAAAAAATAATATTCAAAGAGGCTTGCTATGCTTATTATATTGATAAGCAGCTTATCAAATTGAAAAACAGGCATTTGTACCTTTTAGTGAGAATTTTACATCAAAGTGTCATTAGTGTATTTTGATAGCTTTATTTTAAGATTTTTTATAAAATATTGACTGTAATATGATTCCATATTTTCTATGCAACTCTGATAATCTACATTCATATACATTTTTGATCAATCATTCTCCTTAAGACATTATACTCAATCAAAATGAAAATATGCTTAGTATAAATACTAAATGTGGTCATGTAGTTATACCTTATTTGTAAGTAAGTGGACAAAACTAAATTGGTATAACAGAGTTTTGAAAACAGATTTTGTCTTCGGTGCCAAAATTCTTCAGAATACTTTTGGCTACTTTAGTAAGCCTACTCCAACTTTTGTAGTGTTCTGGTTTGAGCCATTTATATTTCATTTTTCTCCACAGTATTTCTACAGCGTTCAAGTGAGGTCTATATATTCTGGTAGAAAGAAAATGTACAAATCTTGCGCTTGTCATTGCTCTATTCGCTCATACACAGCTTGACATCGGTAGATGGGCGCATTGTCCACCACCACCACCGTAGGTTTGTTAATGGTTTTCATAAAGTCGTCCCTACATTGCACGATAAACTCTCTAGTTGTCGTTGTTTCAGTAGGATAGGCTGCCAAGCGGTTATTTGAACTCATGAGCCCGAAAATACTCAGCCGCTTACTGTCTCTGGAAACCAGCTTTATTTTCTTTCCTTTCAATTGCCATCCATAGAGGATGTCGGGGTAAGGCAGAATCCCGGTGGGGACCACGGCAAAAAACAAGTCTATATTACCGTTTTTATGTTGCTCCACTAACATGACTAAACGTTTGGCTCTTTCTAGATATTCACCTGGATTCTGTCATTGCAAAAAAAAAACCACCTTCTATAACTGAAGGTGGTTTTTTTTACAACAGATTGTACCTATAATTTAATAATCTCTTTCTGGTATATTTGATCTTTAGCAATGACTTGTACCAGGTATATCCCACTTCCATAACCTCCTAGGCTAAGAGTCATTTGGGAAATCACTTTTGTATCATCAATAAATTCATGCCGTAGTATTTGCCCTTTGGTGTTGATCACTCTCACTTCAAGAGACTCATACAAATCCATATTCATCAATTTGATAGTGACCTCCCCGTTTTGTGTTGGATTAGGGTATGCTAAAATTTCAATACAATTATTACAGGTACCATCAGATGATATTAAGGATGCTCCGTTTAAATTCTTATCACTTTGAGCGGTACGAAGTGAGTTTCCACAATCAACTGCCGGGTCACCTAATCCTGTAGGACTAATGCCATTAGCGGTCAGATGAAGTTTATCCAAATCCGCGCCATCCTCACGATAAGCAAAATCCAAGGTATGTGTACTGCCAGCCGCAAAATCCAGGCTGAGTACCCCTACTTCGCGCCAGTCAAAATTACCGGAACGAGGCGTAACGTTCCATTGTACCCAGCTACCTCCATCTAGCCTCACCCAGAAGGAATCATCATTACCTGAGAGAGCTCGCACCCGGGCATATAGCTGATAGCTGCCTGCTTCATTTACAGTAAAAGTATGGCTTACATGATCCGCACTGGAGCCAGGCGCTGAACCATAGCTATTCAGTCCCGTATTAATCGTTACATAAGTTCCTGCTGAAGCTTCAGGTAGATTCACCACATTCCAGTTCGCGCCTATCACTCCACACTCCGCTTCCAGCCAGATTTCACTTGAGGCTGTGTTTACAGTAACCTCTACCGCATCGGTAGCTTCCACTCCTTCGTTATCTGTCACTGTCAGCGTATATAGGGTAGTACCTACAGGGGCATCTACTGTAATATTAGCCTCTGTGCCTACTACTGTACTGCCATCACTCCAGCTATAACTTACAATCGTGCCATCATCACTGGAACCACTTCCATCCAGCACGACACTCTCTGTTCCATTATCATCACTATCTACTACCATTACATCTTCTCCGGCATCTGCCAGCGGTGCCTGATTGCCCCCACTACTACAGTTTCCTGCCGGGTCACCTAATCCTGTAGGACTAATGCCATTGGCGGTCAGGTGAAGTTTATCCAAATCCGCGCCATCCTCACGATAAGCAAAATCCAAGGTATGTGTACTGCCAGCCGCAAAATCCAGGCTGAGTACACCTACTTCGCGCCAGTCAAAATTACCGGCTAAGGGTGATACACTCCACTGTACCCAGTTACCTCCATCTAGCCTCACCCAGAAGGAGTCATTGGAATAGTTAGTCGCACGTACCCGGGCATATAGCTGATAGTTGCCTGCTTCATTTACAGTAAAAGTATGGCTTATATGATCCGCACTGGAGCCAGGCGCTGAACCATAGCTATTCAGTCCCGTATTAATCGTTACATAAGTTCCTGCTGAAGCTTCAGGCAGATTCACCACATTCCAGTTCGCGCCTATCACTCCACACTCCGCTTCCAGCCAGATTTCACTTGAGGCTGTGTTTACAGTAACCTCTACCGCATCGGTAGCTTCCACTCCTTCGTTATCTGTCACTGTCAGCGTATATAGGGTAGTACCTACAGGGGCATCTACTGTAATATTAGCCTCTGTGCCTACTACTGTACTGCCATCACTCCAGCTATAACTTACAATCGTGCCATCATCACTGGAACCACTTCCATCCAGCACGACACTCTCTGTTCCATTATCATCACTATCTACTACCATTACATCTTCTCCGGCATCTGCCAGCGGTGCCTGATTGCCCCCACTACTACAGTTTCCTGCCGGGTCACCTAATCCTGTAGGACTAATGCCATTGGCGGTCAGGTGAAGTTTATCCAAATCCGCGCCATCCTCACGATAAGCAAAATCCAAGGTATGTGTACTGCCAGCCGCAAAATCCAGGCTGAGTACACCTACTTCGCGCCAGTCAAAATTACCGGCTAAGGGTGATACACTCCACTGTACCCAGTTACCTCCATCTAGCCTCACCCAGAAGGAGTCATTGGAATAGTTAGTCGCACGTACCCGGGCATATAGCTGATAGTTGCCTGCTTCATTTACAGTAAAAGTATGGCTTATATGATCCGCACTGGAGCCAGGCGCTGAACCATAGCTATTCAGTCCCGTATTGATCGTTACATAAGTTCCTGCTGAAGCTTCAGGCAGATTCACCACATTCCAGTTCGCGCCTATTACTCCACATTCCGCTTCCAACCAGATATCCTGTTTTATAACAGCTTCATTAATGTTAATTCTAAAGGAAGTAAGATCAGCATCAGTCACTACAATACCGTTTAAATCAGTAGCTGTTACCTGAATATTAATAGCACCTGTCGCTTCCAGCGGTACAGTTCCACGAACTTCTCCGGTGTTTTCATCTATGGATAACCATGAGGGCAGAGGGTTACCACTTGTCAGTTGTGCCGAATAAGTGAATTCATTGCCCGGGTATCCCTGATCAAAAGCAGTGGAAGCATTGTAAACAACATCATCGCCCCCCGTAACCATAACATCGCTCAGTGCAAATGCGACAAAAGGATCATTTACCGGTTTGATATTAATAAAGTATTGAAGGTTATCATTCCAATCACAATTGGCACTACCCCCTTCGCAACCATCATTCACATAATCCTGGATGACAATATAATGGTTAGGCACTACTTCTCCGGCATAGTTCAACACCTTATATATTCTTATTCCTGATACTTGATCTACCAGATTTCCACTTGGATTACCTCCACTGCTTCTGTAAAGCGCTACCTGTATCCTAAAAGGTTGGGTAATCCTGTTAGAGAAGTCTCCCGCTATTTTCTTATTAGATGTATTATTATTCGTTTTAGGAAATAAGCTTTGATGCCATAGAGGGCCATAGGTATAAGAGAATTGGTTACCTGCTTCATCTACTATAGGCGTATCAGAATTAACTTCAATCAGGCGGGTATTGGCATTACCCGGTCCTCTGAAGGCAGCCAACTGAAAAGCCCTCACCGGTTGGTTCGGATCTGCCTGCTCAAAGACAGAAGCTGAAATCAGGTCACCATGTACTCCACTATTTACATCCTCAGGAAGTGGAGGCGCAGAACTGGGGCGCGGGTCACCATTCATAGAAGTTTTAAATCCTAAGGCACGGAAAAGCTGTATGGAGTTTGACTCATTGCCACTTTCAGGTAATCCCATATAATTACCTAACAATTGTACGGTGTACGAAGAGCCATTATCCGCGTTTGAATGGATAATAAGCTGCTGAGCCCTATCTCCTTTTCCTCCTCCATTCTCTATAAACTGCATCTCTACATCTAAAAACCCATCCGCTGGAATACTGACAGGAAAGCCGACATTTTCTGCTGCTGTACCACCTATGGTATTGATGACGAATTCCGTTTCATCAGTAATGGTCATGGCATTGATTTGGAGGGGAGATACACCCGGGTTATGAATTCGCATGACATTGGTATTGTGCAAGCGTACCGCCACACCATTAGAGTTTGTAGGATCCCGTATATGATGGAAGGAATAAATGCTATCCGCAGGAAAGCCTATGTTAGTATCCGGAATTTTAGTCATATTTTCCAGGCTGATTAGTGCCCCACTCGCCGCCTCTACGCTAAACTGCCGTACTACTTTGGTCTGGTTCTGGTTGGGAGAATCATCCGTACCTGTTACCACCAGGGTATATGCTCCTACCTGATCTATCGTAAATGCGTTGCTATTATTACCTGACTGTAAAGGACTTCCTGACTGATCAAATAGCGTATAAGATAAGTTTACCTGGGATGCTCCGCTAGCATTAGGCGTACTGCTAAAGGATACCTCAACGCTGTTCAGATAAGTTTGCTGGAAATTGTCTCCTGCCAGATTTACCTCTAATGCCGGTGGAGCGAAGACGGAATCCAGTGGTACTACACTTACACTATTGATTTTTGTATTGAAGCCTCCTTCCATCGCATCCAGATTTAACACACCATCTGTTACATGAATAGCGGCAGTAGCAGTGCTGAAGCGTGAAGCCGAGCCATTAGCACCAGAAGGCTGAAACCTGTCAATCACATTAACACCTTCAGCATTGATGTGATGAGTGCTTCCTGTTTCGTCCGCATCGCCTACAGAGACAGTGACTTCATAAAAACCATTGTTAACTGCTACACCCCATACGCCTTCTTCCGGCGTTCCATCATTCCAATTGGAAATATCATCTCCCTGCATATGCATGAAGGTATTCAGCAAAGGATCGCTCGCACTGGTTCGGGCACGGCCATTTCCCGGATCACTCAGGTCCAGTGGTGTACTCATGTCGGTTCTCAACCATCCATAGCTAAGCTGTCCACCTCCCTGTGAGGGTAAATTCCGCAGGGCGTAATCTTCTCCAAAATCTTTAAGCCAATCTTCAGGAGACTCACTAGCCTCATCCTGAAAATTGATCTGGATATCGGTAATAGGATTAACTACATTAGAAGGGGGAATGGAAGGCTTAATAAGTGTAATTTTTCCCATACCGCCCTGTATATCCTGGTATTCTGAAACATACAAATTTCCGGTAACCACATCTTCAATAACGTCCAATGGTTTGTTAAAGGCATTTAGACTGGGGATGTCTTCAATGATATTTTCAATTTCATGATCCGGACCAGCACCCGGTTCCATCACTACCAGTATGCCTGGCGTATACCACACATTGATTAGCTTGCCTGCTAAAGCCCCGTTGAAAGCATCACTCTGATATTCTATGATGCCGTTGGGTGACTTGTTTTTACCCAGGTTGGCCGAGTACCCCCGATAATTGGCATCGACCTGTGTGCCTTCAGGGTACTGGGAAACAACAGCGTCTGGCCAGGGCGTACTTGTGCCGGGGTTACCGCCATTCAATACATACTCTGCTCTTCTGGGGTTAGGGTGACCATAGTACCCTCCTTCTTCAACCCTGAATAAATAATCGTTTTGTGTGGTAATCCCTGATACGTAGGGCACAAGCGGCCCGCCATAGGCCTGGTACTGAGGTTCGCGATAGTCCGTGCTTGCAGGGTCGGAACCTGGGGCATTCGCCAGACCAGCCGAACCATTGGTAGGTACATAGAGTTGGCCATTGCTATGCCAGTCCATATCGTATGCATTACGTATCCCATTTGCGTAAATGGTTAAGGGAGCATTGGTAGCATAGGGGTTAAACGTACCCCCTTCCTCTGTTTGCGCGTCTATCGGTAAGCTAATGCTCTGACTGCTGATCTGGGCTACATCCAATCTGAGCAGACTGGCTGACAGCAGAGTTTCGTGACGATTCCAGGCGTTCTCAAGCGCTCCCATGGCTGACAAAGACCCCTGTAATATGTAGAGCGCACCATCGGGCCCGAACTCTATACTATTGGTTACGTGGTCCTTCTTAGAGCGCGGCAGGTGAATGACATAATCGGTGATTGTTTCCAGATTACTACCTTCCAGCTTACTGATTTTTCCCTGAAAGTTGGGCTGATCCGAAAAGCCATACTTGGTATGAGAGACCCAGACCTGTAAGTCTTGTGCAGTTGCATTGGGGTCAAAGGTCATCCCAACAGCTAATCTGTTTCCGCCTTCAGCATCCCTAAGTGTAGTAATTAACTCCTCATTTTCCAGAAGACCGGTTGAGCGGTCAATGTCCCACCGTTTGATATAGCCATCAGAAGTAATGCCGTAGAGTTTCTCATCCGGACCAATGACCAGAGAAGTATATCCATTACCGCCGGTAGCTACAGTAGTACGTCCCACAAACTCAATAGGACCATTATAAGAAGAAGCTCCATTACCGGTGGTGAAGTATGAACTATAAGGAAGAA
Proteins encoded:
- a CDS encoding right-handed parallel beta-helix repeat-containing protein — encoded protein: MIFTLQSRIYLLFLIALWMVFPVLTISAQPSGTSGTVSKNYSIPSGAYFAAPNGNGSAPCREGNPCSLSTALQKAPRGATIVLKGGTYRTSKYSTTIYRRLTIQPYPGANVTIKGSEIEKDWVASGNTWRTQWDDLFGKPNNDDGRAIKENPMADHRDMVYINGQSQKQVSSKSQVSAGKFYVDYSSKNVYIGTNPSGKQVEISAVWWGFNTYDLNESGVTIRGLKIMHYTDAGLFIGSPGTVIENCEVVWNGAAGIRVQHANDVVLKNNLFAYNACQGGGISYADRIKLINNSFKENNYENYNRNSWSASGVKLLWSKNAEVRNNSFVDNDANGLWLDERSNNSVIVHNFVKNSTRSGIHCEISNNVIIAGNVVLESGKHQSYLGKGISVANSSGVKVYNNTLYDNELALDVIENTRGDEKDPNDPYITRNTVIKNNILSEAFISEYPSSLYHMKKKNCGDNAISQQDNNAYYRSTAGDPNLAIRWKINNNSCNEEQRFETIQEFKNKLGFEKNGFGIQGGSEPFFVNAGSDNFKLKSSSMAIKAGAPLPSDVAQAMGWESGKVVDIGAYQTNISESQAPSPDTGTLPWKETFTTSDGSTSDNGLSDGSAWSLNRGNMSSNAAFNVQNNRLHARGAVGEGSWRSEQINIEGKEVNLSLMLYSQGDLEDPSDYVKVYTRVDGSEKLVKEVNGKLGSSGVQVKASNIKGKTLQLIVKFKNSDYTEFYFLDNVNVNTSTTTATPSKGIIEGMSIVVESTGAKVPGYTSLDEGETVHLDDLPSTGLNIYANLSKTVGSVVFDYNGTSAYQIENNAAYALQGNGGSYSNLDLQPGANSITIKAYSNSNGKGTLLDSKTINFNVKGDGGSGSSPSPSPSPSPSGDIIKSISVVKENTGEKVSGYTSITEGETIHLRDLPSADLNMYVNISGTVGSIVFDYNGVSRYQVEGVAPYALQGDGAGYRKLYFNVGSHTITIKAYSQSGGKGTLLDQKTINFNVKDDASPASNNAMLNINPLEVSVSPNPFVNDITINVEGATNNKVNLQITDYVGNEMFKRDQVSTEGSIYLNLSHLPSNIYILRVLDAAGNIQNIRLQKD
- a CDS encoding transposase, with product MLVEQHKNGNIDLFFAVVPTGILPYPDILYGWQLKGKKIKLVSRDSKRLSIFGLMSSNNRLAAYPTETTTTREFIVQCRDDFMKTINKPTVVVVDNAPIYRCQAVYERIEQ